From Pseudomonas sp. CCI4.2, one genomic window encodes:
- a CDS encoding acireductone dioxygenase, whose product MSSLSVYHVSNPGFPNKVLTHVEDIASTLAEHNVGFDRWQASAPITPGASQEDVIAAYQVQIDKLMTERGYVTVDVISLDRDHPQKAQLRAKFLDEHQHGEDEVRFFVAGQGLFTLHIDDYVYAVLCEKNDLITVPAGTRHWFDMGEHPHFVAIRLFNNPDGWVAKFTGEQIASQFPRLED is encoded by the coding sequence ATGAGCAGCCTGTCCGTGTATCACGTTTCTAACCCTGGTTTTCCGAACAAGGTGTTGACCCATGTTGAAGATATTGCCTCAACCTTGGCCGAGCACAATGTAGGTTTTGATCGCTGGCAAGCGTCGGCTCCGATTACCCCTGGCGCCTCGCAGGAAGACGTTATCGCGGCTTATCAAGTGCAGATCGATAAGCTGATGACTGAGCGCGGTTACGTCACCGTGGATGTGATCAGCCTTGATCGCGACCATCCGCAAAAAGCCCAATTACGCGCCAAATTTCTCGATGAGCACCAGCACGGCGAAGACGAGGTACGCTTTTTCGTTGCCGGACAGGGTTTGTTCACGCTGCACATCGACGATTACGTGTACGCGGTGCTGTGTGAGAAAAATGACCTGATAACGGTGCCAGCCGGCACGCGGCATTGGTTCGACATGGGTGAGCACCCGCATTTTGTCGCGATTCGCTTGTTCAATAACCCAGACGGTTGGGTCGCTAAGTTCACCGGCGAGCAAATCGCCAGTCAATTTCCGCGCCTTGAAGACTGA
- the mtnC gene encoding acireductone synthase, translated as MPINVVLTDIEGTTSAVSFVFEVLFPYAARHLPDFVRQQATESAVALQLQAVRDQSAEPHADIERVIEILLEWIAEDRKATPLKALQGMVWEQGYRAGQLKGHVYPDAVEALKRWHQEGYALYVYSSGSIQAQQLIFGCSEAGDLSPLFSGYFDTTSGPKREPESYRTITAAIGFPAEEILFLSDIVEELDAAQQAGMATCGLVRGNGELVGHANVGSFAVIDLSAF; from the coding sequence ATGCCCATCAACGTTGTCCTGACGGACATTGAAGGCACCACCAGCGCGGTCAGTTTCGTGTTCGAGGTGTTGTTTCCGTATGCCGCCAGGCACCTCCCGGACTTTGTCCGTCAACAGGCCACTGAGTCGGCGGTAGCGTTGCAGCTACAGGCGGTGCGCGATCAGAGCGCCGAGCCTCACGCAGACATTGAACGGGTGATCGAGATTCTTCTGGAATGGATCGCCGAAGACCGTAAAGCGACACCGCTCAAGGCCTTGCAAGGCATGGTCTGGGAGCAGGGTTATCGCGCTGGACAGCTCAAGGGCCATGTTTACCCAGACGCCGTTGAAGCGCTGAAGCGCTGGCATCAGGAAGGGTACGCGTTGTATGTCTATTCTTCGGGTTCGATCCAGGCCCAGCAGCTGATTTTTGGCTGTTCCGAGGCCGGTGATCTGTCGCCATTGTTCAGCGGTTACTTTGATACCACCTCGGGGCCCAAGCGTGAGCCTGAGTCGTACCGAACTATCACCGCAGCCATCGGTTTCCCAGCCGAAGAAATCCTGTTTCTTTCGGATATCGTTGAAGAGCTGGATGCCGCTCAGCAGGCGGGCATGGCCACTTGTGGGCTGGTTCGAGGCAATGGTGAGTTGGTCGGGCATGCCAATGTTGGCAGCTTCGCAGTGATTGATCTGAGCGCATTCTGA
- a CDS encoding helix-turn-helix transcriptional regulator: protein MEHLDSLNTDLNQLIQQMVISITELNGDRAIENALEWLRRQCCCDRAMFYQFKGPVLLTCITSNVDSIWRDLYRHARLAVDDPVIRGFREELGFLEWDLAFAMHPPTPAFKEVVDDHLLLPGVSYGYSNEASASQGVITVCSLNAMSRPLTDNDRYLLSSLVPILHMAGRGRKFHTKALTEKELEVLKWARAGKTAWEIGVIREISEATVKYHFKSIYSKLGVSNRAQAVGEALYQGILK, encoded by the coding sequence ATGGAACATCTAGATTCGTTGAATACCGATTTAAATCAGCTTATCCAGCAGATGGTGATCAGCATTACAGAGCTTAACGGCGACCGTGCCATTGAAAATGCCCTGGAGTGGTTGCGCCGCCAATGTTGTTGTGATCGCGCCATGTTTTATCAGTTCAAAGGTCCGGTCCTTCTGACGTGTATTACGTCGAATGTGGACAGCATCTGGCGTGACCTCTACCGCCATGCGCGATTGGCAGTGGATGATCCGGTCATTCGCGGTTTCAGGGAAGAACTGGGTTTTTTGGAGTGGGATTTGGCCTTTGCAATGCACCCGCCGACGCCCGCATTCAAAGAAGTGGTTGATGACCACTTACTGCTGCCAGGCGTTTCATACGGCTACTCCAATGAAGCGTCAGCCAGTCAGGGCGTGATTACCGTCTGTTCGTTAAATGCCATGAGCCGTCCGCTCACCGACAACGACCGGTATTTACTGAGCAGCCTGGTGCCCATTTTGCACATGGCCGGCAGAGGCCGGAAATTCCATACCAAAGCGCTGACCGAAAAAGAACTGGAAGTGCTCAAGTGGGCAAGAGCCGGAAAAACCGCTTGGGAAATCGGGGTTATTCGAGAAATTTCCGAAGCCACAGTGAAATACCACTTCAAAAGTATCTATTCCAAATTGGGCGTTTCAAACCGGGCGCAGGCGGTGGGGGAGGCGTTGTATCAAGGCATTCTCAAGTAA
- a CDS encoding DUF3509 domain-containing protein — translation MTFIQEKFSSVFSEFEVTTQLRPDGGVLLSLRNTEGKQIRRSVTYAQLHTPVQLDWVISAIRRDLAAQASELPAISMLQSQHRFDLPTYHTR, via the coding sequence ATGACTTTTATCCAAGAAAAATTTTCTTCCGTATTTTCTGAATTCGAAGTGACCACCCAGTTACGTCCGGACGGCGGCGTTCTGCTCAGCCTGCGCAACACCGAAGGCAAACAAATTCGCCGTTCGGTGACCTACGCTCAATTGCACACCCCGGTCCAGCTGGACTGGGTAATCAGCGCCATTCGTCGTGACCTGGCCGCGCAAGCCAGTGAGTTGCCAGCGATCTCCATGCTGCAAAGCCAGCACCGGTTCGACCTGCCGACTTACCATACCCGCTAG
- a CDS encoding ankyrin repeat domain-containing protein, whose protein sequence is MSDNSKSAAAQQMTDDEALEFAEQVFDLARKGDARMLGLLLEKDLTPNLRNHKGDTLLMLASYHGHLEAVRVLLAFKADPEIRNDNGQSPIAGAAFKGDLPVVRLLVEGGAEVEGASADGRTALMMAAMFNRTEIVDYLLSQGANPQAQDARGVTPLAAAQTMGAVDTAELLSKLNS, encoded by the coding sequence ATGTCAGACAATTCCAAATCCGCCGCCGCCCAGCAAATGACCGATGACGAAGCTTTGGAGTTTGCCGAGCAGGTGTTCGATCTGGCGCGCAAAGGTGATGCGCGAATGTTGGGCCTATTGCTGGAAAAGGACCTGACGCCTAATTTGCGCAATCACAAAGGCGACACCTTATTGATGCTCGCGAGCTATCACGGTCACTTAGAAGCTGTTCGGGTGTTATTGGCCTTCAAGGCGGACCCTGAAATTCGTAACGACAATGGACAAAGCCCGATTGCCGGCGCCGCCTTCAAGGGTGACTTGCCGGTGGTCAGATTATTGGTTGAAGGCGGTGCGGAGGTTGAAGGCGCATCAGCGGATGGCCGGACTGCGTTGATGATGGCGGCTATGTTCAACCGTACTGAAATCGTCGATTACTTGCTGTCTCAAGGCGCCAATCCACAGGCTCAGGATGCTCGGGGCGTTACGCCGTTAGCCGCCGCACAAACTATGGGCGCAGTGGACACCGCTGAGTTGCTGAGCAAGCTCAATTCCTAA
- a CDS encoding PLDc N-terminal domain-containing protein — MGSTFNGLIGLIILVLDIWAIINVLKSGGEVGMKVLWVLLILLLPVLGLIIWAIAGPRGNVRI; from the coding sequence ATGGGATCCACGTTTAACGGTCTGATTGGGCTGATCATCCTGGTTCTGGATATCTGGGCGATCATCAATGTATTGAAGAGTGGCGGGGAAGTCGGGATGAAAGTCCTATGGGTATTGCTGATTCTGTTGCTGCCGGTATTAGGCCTGATTATCTGGGCGATTGCCGGGCCACGGGGCAATGTACGCATCTGA
- the speE gene encoding polyamine aminopropyltransferase — translation MSDYQETLYEGYGQRFRMEKLLHEVRTEHQHLVIFENPRMGRVMALDGVIQTTEADEFIYHEMLTHVPILAHGSAKRVLIIGGGDGGMLREVAKHRSIEHITMVEIDGTVVEMCKQYLPNHSKGSFDDPRLNLVIDDGMRFVATTQEKFDIIISDSTDPIGPGEVLFSENFYQACRRCLNEGGILVTQNGTPFMQLTEVQTTAGRLRSLFPDWHFYQAAIPTYIGGAMTFAWGATNTAYRKLPLETLRQRFAGSGIITRYYNPEIHIGAFAMPQYVLHAVNKPSND, via the coding sequence ATGAGCGATTATCAAGAAACGTTGTACGAAGGCTATGGCCAGCGCTTTCGTATGGAAAAATTGCTGCACGAAGTGCGTACCGAACATCAACACCTGGTGATCTTTGAAAACCCGCGCATGGGCCGGGTCATGGCGCTCGACGGCGTGATTCAGACCACCGAAGCCGATGAGTTCATCTATCACGAGATGCTCACCCACGTTCCAATTCTCGCTCACGGTTCGGCCAAGCGCGTGCTGATCATTGGCGGCGGCGACGGCGGGATGCTGCGTGAAGTGGCCAAGCATCGCAGCATCGAGCACATCACCATGGTCGAGATCGATGGCACCGTGGTCGAGATGTGCAAACAGTATTTGCCAAATCATTCCAAGGGTTCTTTCGACGATCCGCGACTGAACCTGGTCATCGACGACGGCATGCGTTTCGTCGCGACGACTCAGGAAAAGTTCGACATCATTATTTCCGACTCCACTGACCCAATCGGTCCGGGAGAGGTGCTGTTCTCTGAGAACTTTTATCAAGCCTGCCGCCGCTGCTTGAATGAAGGCGGCATTTTGGTCACCCAAAACGGTACGCCTTTCATGCAACTGACCGAAGTTCAGACCACGGCGGGTCGCTTGCGCAGCCTGTTCCCGGATTGGCATTTCTACCAGGCTGCGATTCCGACCTATATCGGCGGCGCCATGACCTTTGCCTGGGGCGCGACCAACACGGCGTATCGCAAGTTGCCGCTGGAGACCTTGCGTCAGCGTTTTGCGGGCAGCGGTATTATCACGCGCTACTACAATCCCGAAATTCATATTGGCGCATTTGCCATGCCGCAATATGTTTTGCACGCTGTGAACAAGCCAAGTAACGACTAA
- a CDS encoding LTA synthase family protein, protein MAKTDALSHQPASSRSLQPSVKSHLAYTLLSGVVLMVMYSLLRVALLVYNRQMIGTTPASTFIEAMGNGLRFDLRLTVYLLIPLLLALLSARTMNWRGLFRFWLTLGASITLFLGLMEMDFYREFHQRLNGLVFQYVKEDPKTVLSMLWYGFPVARYLLVWAAVTWLLSLVFKGIDRLTRPQRLTSVSASSIRSVAPWYTRIVVLLLCMVVAVIASRGTLRQGPPLRWGDAYTTDSNFANQLGLNGTLSLIEAAKALGSSQRANIWKSTMPDAQAQKVTRDMLLTANDTLVDADVAAVRRDTVPPVENTLPIRNVVVILMESFAGHSVGALGSDANITPNFDKLSKEGLLFDRFFSNGTHTHQGMFATMACFPNLPGFEYLMQTPEGSNKLSGLPQLLSARGYDDVYVYNGDFAWDNQSGFFSNQGMTTFIGRNDFVNPVFSDPTWGVSDQDMFDRGAQELKAREGKKPFYALLQTLSNHTPYALPANLPVERVTGHGTLDEHLTAMRYADWALGQFFEKAKKEPYFKDTLFVIVGDHGFGNDKQLTELDLGRFNVPLLLIGPGIQEKFGKRSSTVGTQIDIVPTIMGRLGGESRNQCWGRDLLNLPEGDKGFGVIKPSGGELTVGYVTGDRILVEPKGMEPLLYQYQLGAKPHAELMTDQPDQAQLKERLEAFIQTATKSLMGNTAGVSGGTKR, encoded by the coding sequence ATGGCCAAAACGGACGCACTGAGTCATCAGCCCGCCTCGTCGCGCTCGCTACAACCTTCCGTCAAATCGCACCTGGCTTACACCCTGCTGAGCGGCGTGGTGCTGATGGTGATGTACAGCCTGCTGCGCGTCGCGTTGCTGGTCTATAACCGTCAAATGATCGGCACGACGCCGGCTTCGACCTTTATAGAAGCCATGGGCAATGGCCTGCGTTTTGACTTGCGCCTGACGGTCTACTTGCTGATCCCATTGTTGCTGGCACTGCTCAGCGCCCGAACGATGAATTGGCGGGGTCTGTTCCGTTTCTGGCTGACCTTGGGCGCCAGCATCACGCTGTTCCTGGGCTTGATGGAGATGGACTTCTACCGTGAGTTTCACCAGCGCCTCAATGGCTTGGTGTTCCAATACGTCAAAGAAGACCCGAAAACCGTGCTGAGCATGCTTTGGTACGGTTTCCCGGTAGCGCGCTATCTGCTGGTGTGGGCCGCTGTGACTTGGCTGCTGAGCCTGGTGTTCAAAGGCATCGATCGTTTGACGCGACCACAGCGCCTAACGAGCGTCAGCGCCAGTAGCATCCGTTCGGTGGCGCCGTGGTACACGCGCATTGTCGTATTGCTGCTGTGTATGGTGGTGGCGGTGATTGCGTCCCGTGGCACTTTGCGTCAAGGCCCGCCGCTGAGATGGGGTGATGCTTACACCACGGATTCGAACTTCGCCAACCAGTTGGGTCTCAATGGCACCTTGTCGCTGATCGAAGCGGCTAAAGCTTTGGGTTCGAGCCAGCGCGCCAACATCTGGAAATCAACCATGCCGGATGCGCAGGCGCAGAAGGTCACTCGTGACATGCTGCTGACCGCCAATGACACCTTGGTTGACGCCGACGTGGCCGCCGTGCGCCGTGACACCGTCCCGCCGGTCGAAAACACGCTGCCGATTCGCAACGTGGTGGTGATCCTGATGGAAAGCTTCGCCGGTCACTCGGTGGGCGCTTTGGGCAGCGACGCCAATATCACGCCGAACTTCGACAAGCTGTCGAAAGAAGGCTTGTTGTTTGACCGCTTCTTTTCCAACGGCACCCACACCCACCAGGGCATGTTCGCCACCATGGCGTGTTTCCCTAACTTGCCTGGGTTCGAATACCTGATGCAGACGCCGGAAGGCAGTAACAAACTGTCCGGCCTGCCGCAGTTGCTCAGCGCCCGTGGCTACGACGACGTGTATGTCTATAACGGCGATTTCGCCTGGGACAACCAGTCGGGGTTTTTCAGCAATCAGGGAATGACCACGTTTATCGGTCGTAACGATTTCGTCAATCCGGTGTTCTCCGACCCAACTTGGGGCGTATCCGACCAGGATATGTTTGACCGTGGCGCTCAAGAGCTGAAAGCTCGCGAAGGCAAAAAACCGTTCTATGCGCTGTTGCAAACGCTATCGAACCACACGCCTTACGCGCTTCCCGCCAACTTGCCCGTTGAACGCGTTACCGGCCACGGCACGTTGGACGAACACTTGACTGCCATGCGCTATGCCGACTGGGCACTGGGGCAGTTTTTTGAGAAAGCGAAAAAAGAACCTTACTTCAAGGACACCTTGTTCGTGATCGTTGGCGACCACGGCTTCGGCAATGACAAGCAACTCACTGAGTTGGACTTGGGGCGCTTTAACGTGCCGTTGCTGTTGATTGGCCCTGGAATTCAGGAAAAGTTCGGTAAGCGCAGCAGTACCGTCGGCACTCAAATCGACATTGTGCCGACCATCATGGGCCGTTTGGGCGGTGAGTCGCGTAACCAGTGCTGGGGCCGCGACCTGCTCAACCTGCCTGAGGGCGACAAGGGTTTCGGTGTTATCAAACCCTCGGGTGGCGAGTTGACCGTGGGTTATGTCACGGGTGACCGCATTCTGGTCGAGCCCAAAGGCATGGAGCCGCTGCTGTATCAATACCAGTTGGGCGCTAAACCCCATGCTGAATTGATGACTGATCAACCTGATCAGGCACAGCTCAAGGAAAGGCTGGAAGCGTTCATACAAACGGCGACCAAAAGTTTGATGGGCAACACGGCAGGTGTGAGCGGCGGTACAAAGCGCTGA
- a CDS encoding ribonuclease E inhibitor RraB, protein MSTAYQEDISSNVLRRMKEGGFDFASIHPIEFYAVFPDEDRARQAAGQFRGESLNAQVSARDDGAWHLQLSKLMYATYGGIGDFEQDFQTMITPLDGEVEGWGVTQVIKGLH, encoded by the coding sequence ATGAGCACAGCCTATCAAGAGGACATCAGCAGTAACGTACTGCGCCGCATGAAAGAGGGCGGTTTTGATTTCGCCAGCATCCATCCCATCGAGTTTTACGCCGTCTTCCCGGACGAGGACCGGGCACGGCAGGCTGCAGGGCAGTTTCGCGGAGAATCCCTGAACGCGCAGGTCAGCGCGCGTGATGACGGGGCATGGCATCTTCAGTTGAGTAAATTGATGTACGCCACGTATGGTGGCATCGGTGATTTTGAACAGGACTTTCAAACGATGATCACGCCTCTGGATGGCGAGGTCGAGGGTTGGGGAGTCACTCAAGTGATCAAAGGCCTCCACTAA
- a CDS encoding circularly permuted type 2 ATP-grasp protein, with amino-acid sequence MIRTFYDEMYDAGGLVRPHYREFARWLGETPPELLAQRRREADLLFHRAGITFTLYGDDQGTERLIPFDTIPRSIPASEWRFVERGCIQRVKALNMFLADLYHDQRIIKAGIIPAEQVLANEQYQLAMQGLNLHRDIYSHVSGVDLVRDGDGTYYVLEDNLRTPSGVSYMLEDRKMMMRLFPELFAAQRIAPIDHYPNMLLDTLKSSSPIDNPSVVVLTPGRFNSAFFEHAFLAREMGVELVEGADLFVRDDRVFMRTTDGPKAVDVIYRRLDDAFLDPLAFNPDSMLGVPGLLSAYRSGNVVLANAIGTGVADDKSIYPYVTDMIRFYLDEEPLLQNVPTWQCRKPEELSHVLAHLPELVVKETQGSGGYGMLVGPAATAAEIESFRARLKAKPHAYIAQPTLCLSTCPTFVENGIAPRHIDLRPFVLSGRETRVVPGGLTRVALREGSLVVNSSQGGGTKDTWVVED; translated from the coding sequence ATGATCCGCACCTTTTATGATGAGATGTACGATGCTGGTGGCCTGGTCCGCCCGCATTATCGGGAATTCGCCCGTTGGCTGGGTGAAACACCGCCCGAGTTATTGGCTCAGCGCAGGCGTGAAGCCGATCTGTTGTTTCATCGTGCGGGGATCACATTCACCCTGTATGGCGACGATCAAGGCACTGAGCGACTGATCCCGTTCGACACCATTCCACGCAGCATTCCTGCCAGTGAATGGCGCTTCGTCGAACGTGGCTGTATTCAGCGGGTCAAGGCGTTGAATATGTTCCTCGCCGACCTGTATCACGATCAGCGAATTATCAAGGCCGGGATCATTCCCGCCGAACAGGTGCTGGCCAACGAGCAATACCAGTTGGCGATGCAAGGCCTGAATTTGCACCGCGACATCTACTCGCACGTTTCTGGCGTCGACTTGGTGCGTGATGGCGACGGCACTTATTACGTGCTCGAAGACAATTTGCGGACGCCGAGCGGCGTGAGCTACATGCTCGAAGACCGCAAGATGATGATGCGTCTGTTCCCGGAACTGTTTGCGGCGCAGCGTATTGCGCCCATCGATCACTACCCGAACATGCTCCTCGATACGTTGAAAAGCTCCAGCCCCATTGATAACCCGAGCGTTGTGGTCCTGACGCCGGGCCGCTTCAACAGCGCCTTTTTCGAGCACGCCTTTTTGGCGCGGGAGATGGGTGTTGAGTTGGTGGAAGGTGCTGACTTGTTCGTGCGCGATGACCGTGTGTTCATGCGCACCACCGATGGCCCGAAAGCCGTCGACGTCATTTACCGCCGTCTGGACGATGCGTTTCTCGATCCGCTGGCGTTTAACCCTGATTCGATGCTCGGCGTGCCGGGTCTGTTGTCAGCCTATCGCTCCGGCAACGTGGTGCTGGCTAACGCCATCGGCACAGGAGTGGCGGACGATAAATCGATTTACCCGTACGTCACGGACATGATTCGTTTCTACTTGGACGAAGAGCCACTGCTGCAAAACGTTCCGACTTGGCAATGCCGCAAACCGGAAGAGTTATCCCACGTGCTGGCGCATTTGCCAGAACTCGTGGTCAAGGAAACCCAAGGATCGGGCGGTTACGGGATGCTGGTGGGTCCGGCGGCCACGGCCGCAGAGATCGAGTCGTTTCGAGCTCGGCTCAAGGCCAAACCGCACGCTTATATCGCACAACCCACCTTATGCTTGTCGACCTGTCCGACATTTGTCGAGAACGGCATCGCCCCGCGCCACATCGACTTGCGCCCGTTTGTTCTTTCCGGCCGTGAAACCCGGGTTGTTCCCGGTGGCCTTACCCGAGTGGCGCTGCGTGAAGGCTCCCTCGTCGTAAACTCGTCCCAGGGCGGTGGAACCAAGGACACTTGGGTGGTTGAGGATTAA
- a CDS encoding alpha-E domain-containing protein has protein sequence MLSRTASDLYWMSRYLERAENLARMLDVSYSLSLMPQDGQDDGLHEIAMPLLITGTLDDYVERHGELHAERLLHFFALDANNPASIYSCLGAARASAHAVRGRITADMWENINATWLEIRGIADQGLSRYGISRFCEWVKERSHLFRGATLGTIMRHDAFRFIRLGTFIERADNTLRLLDARYEMLELRGHDTEVVADTTAHGYYQWSALLRALSSFEAYTELYRDAPGARHVAELLLLRADIPRSLRACMEEIDETLASLSGANGRPAQRLAAQLDARLRYTGIDEILDEGLHKWLNEFIPLVAQLGNAIHTSYLEAA, from the coding sequence ATGCTAAGTAGAACTGCCTCGGATTTGTATTGGATGTCGCGTTACCTGGAACGAGCGGAAAACCTCGCCCGGATGCTCGACGTCAGTTATTCGCTGTCGCTCATGCCACAGGACGGGCAAGACGACGGTTTGCATGAAATTGCCATGCCGCTGCTGATCACCGGAACGCTGGACGACTACGTCGAACGCCACGGTGAACTGCACGCTGAACGCTTGTTGCACTTCTTCGCCCTTGACGCGAACAACCCGGCCAGCATCTACAGCTGCCTGGGTGCAGCGAGGGCCAGCGCCCATGCGGTACGTGGCCGAATTACGGCGGACATGTGGGAAAACATTAACGCCACGTGGCTGGAGATTCGCGGTATCGCTGATCAGGGCCTGAGCCGTTACGGCATCAGCCGTTTCTGCGAATGGGTCAAGGAGCGTTCGCACCTGTTTCGCGGCGCCACCCTCGGCACCATCATGCGCCATGATGCATTCCGCTTTATTCGGTTAGGGACGTTCATCGAGCGCGCGGACAATACCTTGCGTTTACTGGACGCCCGCTACGAGATGCTTGAGTTACGCGGCCACGATACCGAAGTGGTTGCAGACACCACGGCCCATGGTTATTACCAGTGGAGTGCGTTGTTGCGGGCACTGTCGTCGTTCGAAGCCTATACCGAGCTGTATCGGGACGCGCCGGGTGCGCGCCATGTCGCTGAGTTACTGCTGTTGCGTGCCGACATTCCACGTTCGTTGCGCGCCTGCATGGAAGAAATTGACGAAACGCTAGCCAGCTTGTCTGGGGCCAATGGTCGTCCGGCACAACGCTTGGCCGCGCAGTTGGACGCGCGTCTGCGTTACACCGGCATCGATGAAATTCTCGATGAGGGTTTGCATAAGTGGTTGAACGAATTCATTCCGTTGGTAGCCCAATTGGGTAACGCTATTCACACTTCGTACCTGGAGGCTGCATGA
- a CDS encoding acetyl-CoA C-acetyltransferase, with product MTEALIFDAVRTPRGKGKPDGALYSVKPVNLMAGLLTALQQRNQLDTRHVDDIVLGCVTPVGDQGADIARTAALVADWDVSVAGVQINRFCASGLEAVNLGAMKIRSGFEDLVVVGGVESMSRVPMGSDGGAWVLDPQTNLQCHFTPQGIGADLIATLEGFSRHDVDAYALHSQQKALRARGDGSFSKSLIPVWDQNGIVLLDHDEFIRGDSTLEGLGKLKPSFETIGQMGFDATALRVYSQVERIHHVHTPGNSSGIVDGAAAMLIGSEAKGLALGLRPRGRIVATAVTGTDPTIMLTGPAPATRKALSRAGLRVEDIDLFEVNEAFASVVLKFIKDMGIDAGKVNVNGGSIAMGHPLGATGCAILGALLDELEVRQLRYGLATLCVGGGMGIATIIERY from the coding sequence ATGACAGAAGCGTTGATTTTCGATGCGGTGCGCACGCCCCGTGGCAAAGGCAAGCCGGACGGTGCGCTGTACAGCGTCAAACCGGTGAATTTGATGGCCGGCCTGCTTACCGCCCTGCAACAGCGCAACCAGCTCGATACGCGGCATGTGGACGACATTGTTCTGGGTTGCGTCACCCCCGTCGGTGATCAGGGCGCAGACATTGCTAGAACCGCCGCGCTGGTAGCGGACTGGGACGTTAGCGTCGCCGGCGTGCAGATCAACCGCTTTTGTGCGTCGGGGCTGGAGGCAGTGAACCTCGGCGCCATGAAAATCCGCTCGGGTTTCGAAGACCTGGTTGTTGTCGGCGGCGTCGAATCCATGTCACGCGTACCCATGGGCAGTGACGGTGGTGCCTGGGTGCTGGACCCGCAAACCAATCTGCAGTGCCACTTCACGCCGCAAGGCATCGGTGCCGATCTGATCGCGACCCTGGAGGGCTTCAGTCGTCACGATGTCGATGCCTACGCGCTGCATTCGCAGCAAAAAGCGTTGCGAGCACGGGGCGATGGGTCGTTCAGTAAGTCCTTGATTCCGGTATGGGATCAGAACGGCATCGTGCTGCTCGACCACGATGAGTTCATTCGCGGTGATTCCACGCTGGAAGGCTTGGGCAAACTCAAACCCAGTTTTGAGACGATCGGCCAGATGGGGTTCGACGCCACCGCGTTACGGGTCTATAGCCAGGTTGAGCGGATTCATCACGTCCACACACCTGGCAACAGCTCGGGCATCGTCGACGGTGCTGCGGCCATGCTGATTGGCTCCGAGGCCAAGGGCCTGGCGCTGGGATTGCGTCCGCGAGGGCGAATCGTCGCAACGGCGGTCACCGGCACCGATCCGACCATCATGCTCACCGGCCCGGCGCCCGCCACCCGCAAGGCACTGAGTCGTGCCGGACTCAGGGTTGAAGACATCGACCTGTTCGAAGTCAACGAAGCGTTCGCCTCGGTAGTGCTCAAGTTCATCAAGGACATGGGCATCGATGCCGGCAAGGTCAACGTCAACGGCGGGTCCATCGCCATGGGTCATCCACTGGGGGCCACCGGTTGCGCGATTCTAGGTGCGTTGCTCGACGAGTTGGAGGTGCGTCAATTGCGCTATGGCCTCGCGACCTTGTGCGTCGGCGGCGGTATGGGCATTGCCACCATCATCGAACGTTACTAA